One genomic segment of Balaenoptera musculus isolate JJ_BM4_2016_0621 chromosome 11, mBalMus1.pri.v3, whole genome shotgun sequence includes these proteins:
- the LOC118903145 gene encoding bolA-like protein 2: MELSAEYLREKLQRDLEAEHMEVEDTTPNRCASSFRVLVVSAKFEGKPLLQRHRLVNSCLAEELLHIHAFEQKTLTPEQWTREQQK; this comes from the coding sequence ATGGAACTCAGCGCTGAGTATCTCCGGGAGAAGCTGCAGCGGGACCTGGAGGCGGAACACATGGAAGTGGAGGACACGACTCCCAACCGTTGCGCATCCAGCTTCCGAGTCCTCGTGGTGTCAGCCAAGTTTGAGGGAAAGCCGCTGCTTCAGAGACACCGGCTTGTGAACAGTTGCCTAGCAGAAGAGCTCCTGCACATCCATGCCTTTGAGCAGAAAACCCTGACTCCAGAGCAGTGGACCCGTGAGCAGCAGAAATAA